GCCGACCACCAGCACGTTCTTGCCGTTGTAGCGCAACGGGTACGGCCGCCGGGGGTTGAGCGGATTCCAGCGCGTCAGCAGCGAGACGATCTCGAAGCCGTAGGGCAGTCCCAGCACCGCGGTGAGAATACCGGTCTCGATCTCGGGGATATTGACCGGCTCCTGCTTCTGGAAGATGCACGCCTTCATGCAGTCGTTGCAGATGCGGTGGCCGGTGCCGGCGAGCATCGGGTTGTCGATCATGATCACCGCCAGTGCCGCGAGCGGGTGGCCGTCGCGATAGAGGGCGATCATCTCGGAGATCTTTTCCTCCAGGGGGCAGCCAACGAGCGCGATGCCGAGCGGATTGCGCTGCGCGCTGCCGTCCTTGTTGCGGAACCCCGCGCGGCACGAGTCCTTGCCGCGGTCGTGGCAGGTGAGGCAGTAGTGCGCCTCGCGCAGGTTCTCGCGTGGCGTGAAGCGCTGATCGGTGAGGTCGAAACCGTCGCGATGACGGCGGCACTCGGGCGGCCCCATGAAGAATTCCGGCAGCTCAGGACGCGGCCGCACCCGCGGCACCAGCTCGTCGAAATCGACCTTCTGGGGGGCGCGAAAGCAGGTGTACTGGCGGCGCCGCGCCGCCAGCGCCGGATGGAACACGAGCGCCTTGACCCAGACCTCCACCTTGGCCAGCTGCGCGCGCGCGCGCTCCCTCGCCTCAGTGTCCTTCGCCGTTTCGATGGTGGCCAGCAACCTGGTGGTCACCACCGCCAGCTCCCGCTCGGGGTCAGCCACCAGCGCGGTGTCGGCGATCAGGGCATCGACGACTTCGCGGTAGGCGAATTCCAGCTCGACCAAGTCGAGCTGGGCCAGTGCATCCGGCGTTGGCGGGGTCTTGAGGATCTGACGTTCGATGAACTGCCGCTTCCACTCGAAGACCACCTCATCCGCGCGAATGCGCTCGCACAGTGCGGCGTGCTCCGATTCGATATGGAAAAGCCGGGCGATGAATCCGCCCAGGTGCGGCGCCACGCGGATGAGCAGCTCGGACTCGTGGCTGCGATCGACACCCAGACCACCCGTTTGCCGGTAACTCTCCAGTTCCGTGGCCAACGCCGGGTCAAGCTCGCGCAGCGCTGCTAGAAAGGCCTGATCGAGTGCCTCGAGCCGGCGCACGCGATTGAGGTCAGCATATTTGAAGCCGGCTACCCCGAGCTGCAGGTTCCAGGCCCGCGCTTCGCCTCGGGGATTTTCCGGCAAGTGTTTGAGAGCCATCTTCTACCTCGCGGGCCGAACATGCCGAAAACCTCGCCGCTGCGCTAGCCCGGGGCGGGCGATGTTGTCCTGGTGCCGCGGCCGCAAGCCGATGCGGCTACTCGAGCGGATCAGCCATCATCATCCGCGCGGCGGTACTTAAGGATGCGTGCTGCACGTGATCTGGATGCCGGCGAGCGCGTAGCGCCCGCCCTCCGGGCAGGAGGGGACACGGATGCCCTCGCGCTCCAACTCGGCGAGTGAGTGCGGCGGGCCGTCGTGACTCATGCTGTAGGCTTGCACGTCGCGTTCGATCTGCTGGCGCTGGGTGCGGCAGGCGATCCCTTTGGAGGTCTGTAGGCTTTGAATGCCGGCCCCTTTTTCGCCGCTGCTCGATGACAGGCGGAAGTAGCCAAAATAGAGCACCGCCAGCAGCAGCATCGCCAGCAGGATCGACACGAATGAGAAGCCGCCCTCGCGGCCAAGCGCTCGCATCATAATCCATCCTCTCCGCCCGCGCCCAGGAACTTGGGATTGGCGACCGCGAGCTTGTCGATCACTGTTTGCCGGACGTGAGCGAACACGGCCGGACGCCACGCGCCGGCGTCGGCGTCACCGCTGCGAATCCGCTCGCATAGCAACTTAGTGGCGCTGCGGACCCCACGCTTCAGTTCCGCCTGATCGTGGGTGCTCTCGCCCGCGCCCTCGCCCAGCAGGTCGCGCAGGCGTTGCCGCTCGGCACTGAGCTGCGCGCTCTCGCTGCGCAGCTCGCGGGCGACGATGGCCAACACGTTCGCCGCCACCCGGGCATGGAACTTCTTCGTGCCCTCGAGCGCCGGCATCGCCTCGGCTTCGAGGAAGTGGCGGACGGCTTCGAGCAATTCCAAAGCAGTGGGGCGGTCGTGCATGCAGGTCCTCCGCGCTTCGCGTCTAGGGCGCCTCGATCAGATCCAACAACTCCAGTTCCATCTCCGCCGTGCGCCGGCCGAGGCTAGCGAGCTCGACGCTGCGCACGCCGCCGTCGAGATAGGTCCGGGCTTGGGTAATTGTGATCGTAGCCCACTTGAGATTTCCGAACACCTCCCAGAAACGCACCCTTTCGGGGTCGACCGCGCCCCCCCCGGCGCGATCGTAGGCGGCGAAAAACTCCTCGCGCTGGCCGATACCGCCAACCGGTTTGTCGTCGCTGCCGAAGCGCCACGAGCGCACGCACATCCAGCCGAGGTCCTCCATCGGGTCGCCGATATGCGCCAGCTCCCAATCGAGGATCGAGCGGGTGCCTTCGGGGCCGAAGATGACGTTACCGATGCGGTAGTCGCCGTGCACCAGCGTCTGCCTGGCCGCCGCCGGCAAGCGCTGCTGCAACCAGCGAAAGGCCAGTTCGAAAGCGGGGTGGGGATCGGGGGCCAGGCCGCGAAAGATCTGCTCGTAGCGCTCCAGCTCGGCTTGCGCCGGCGACTCGCCCGGTTGCGGCCGCGGCAGGAAATCGAGCTGAGGCGCCGCTATGTCGATCTGATGAATACGGGCGAGAATAGCGCCCAGTTGCGCGGTCATTACCCGCCGGGCGGTGGCATACGGCTCATCGCGCAGCAGGCGGCGGGCAAGGGTTTCGCCCTCGACGCGCTCCATGATGAAGAAGCGGGCAGCGAGAGATTCGGTCTCGTCACCGAGCCAAAACACCTGCGGCACCGGCACCCCGCAAGCATGGGCCGCTTGCAGCAGTACGAATTCCTCGCGCCGGCTGGTTTGCACCGCGTGTGCGCCGGGATCACGCCGTAGGATCAGCGCCCGCCGCACCGGCACGCCGTCGTTTTGATAGCAAGCATCGAACGACCAGGTTTCACGCGACGCCCCGCCGGGCACGCGCCGTAAGTTGTCGATCTCAACCGCCGCGCCGACCTGCTTGGCGAGGAACGCTGCCAGCCGCGCTGTTAACTCTGCCGCAGTCATCAGCTCACTCATAGCGGAAGAACGGCAGCTGATCTATTACCGCATCCGCTTTGGTGCCCAGTCACGGCGAGCGCCGCGTTACAGCCGGCGGCACCACGCTCCCGGGCAAGCGTGGTAAACGAAGCGCTGCGCTGCCGGCCGGTGCTTGTGGCCCAGGCGCGGCCGGTAGAAGCGCCGGTCCACCAGTTCGAGGAAGCCGCCGGCGGCTTCGGCTTCCACCAGTGCCACCACGCAGCCGCCGAAACCGGCGCCCGTCACCCGTGCTCCCAGCGCACCGGACTCCTTGGCGACCGCGACCAGCTCTTCAACTGCCGGGCAGCTGATCTCGTAGTCATCGCGGCAGCTGGCATGCGAGGCATCCATCAGCGCACCAAAGCCGGCGGCATCAGCGGCCGCCAGCAACGGCTCGGCGCGCTCGACCCGGTCGGCCTCGGAAAGCACGTGGCGCAAGCGCGCCAGCACGGCGAACTGATCACCGAGATCGGCGGTGATGCGGCAGTCTTCGCGCAGTTGCTCCGGGCTGCTGCCGATGATGTGTGCCACTTCACTCAGTGTGAGCTGCCGGCGCGGCAGGTAGGCTTCGAGCGCCGGCAGGAACTCCGGCAGTGAACGGCTCGGGAACAGCCGCGCCAGGTCGCCCAGGGTATTGAGCGCGCGCGGGAGCGCCGGCCGCAGCGCCACCTCGCACACGCGCGCGCCCAAGCGGCATTCGACCACCCGCAGGTTGTAGGCCCGCCGCGCGCCGCCCGACTTCTCGGCGCTTACCAGACTGTGGCAGACGACGAAGCGGTAGCCCGGCGGCAGCCGCACCGGCCGCACTCGCAGCGGGAAGAAGTCGATGCGCAACGCATGGCCGGCCACCGCCAGCAGACTGATGGCTTGATCCATACCGCCGCTGAGCGTGCCGACGTAGCGCTCGGCCTGCGGCAGCAGCTCGGCTAGCTCCGGGAACGGCATGGTTATCTCGTTGACTGCCAGCACTGCCAGGGCACTGGCCACCACCACGGCCGATGAGGAGGAGAGCCCGGCACCGGCGGGGATGTTGCCCTCGAGCAAGAAATCCCCGCCGCGCCGCAACGCCCCACGAGCACTGCGGCGCAGCCCCTGCACCGCCGCTTTATGGTAGTTGCCCCAGTCGCCGCCCTCGAACGGGCGCAGGCTGTCAGCCAGCTCGTATTGGCGCGGCGAATAAGCCGGATCGAGATTGTGCAAGCGGATGGTCGCATCGTCCGCCGGAGCCGCCGCAACTAACACGCTGTGATCGATGGCCATCGGCAATACCGGCAAACCGTTGTAGTCGGTGTGCTCACCGAGCAGGTTGACGCGGCCGGGCGCACGCACCAACGCGGTCGCAGGCCGGCCGAAGACGGCGGCGAAGCGGGCGAGCATGGCGGCCACGCGGGCGTCGTCGGGCTCGACGGAATTCGGCACGGTCATGATTCTAAGGAAGCCCGGCCGGCGGTTCCGCCGTGCGCCGCGTAACGCGCGCAAACTCGACCTCGGCGCGCTGCAAGTCCGCGGGCGTACCGACGTCGCTCCAGTAGCCCGCTATCGCCAGGCCGAACACCTGGCGGCCATCATCAACCATGGCCGCAATCGCTTGCGGCAATTCATACTCGCCGCGGCCCGACGGGCGCAGGCGGGCGGCGTAGTCGAGTATGACCGGATCGAAGACGAACACGCCGGCGTTGTTCCACTTGGTTGTCGAGCTGCCCCGTGGCGGCTTTTCGGTGATGCGGGTGACGCGGCCTGCGGGCGCGGTGTAGACCGCCGCCCCTTGCCACGGATCATCCACCGGGTTGAGCGCCAGCAGCGCCTCGCACGGGTGTCGGCGAAAGCGCGCCAGTAGCGCGCCGTAGAACCCGGGTTGCACCAGAATGTCACCCCAGCTCAACACGAACGGGCCGGCTCGCAAGACCTCGCGCACCAACAACAGAGCGCGCGCCGTGCCTTGCGCCTGGGCCTGCCGGCGGTAGGTGATGCCAACCCCGAATTGGCGGCCGTCGCCAAGCGCGGCTTCGATCTGTTCGCCGAGATGGCCGGTGACAACGACGAACTCGCTCACGCCTGCCTGCGCCAGGCCGCATAGGATGTGAACGATTATCGGCCGCCCCGCCACTGCCAGCAGCGGCTTGGGGCACGAGCTGGTCAGAGCCCCCATGCGCGTGCCCCTTCCGGCAGCGAGCAGCACAGCTTGCATGCCGTTGAGCATACTGGCGAGTACGGCAAAAGGCGAGACAGAAATGTCAGGTCCG
This genomic stretch from Deltaproteobacteria bacterium harbors:
- a CDS encoding phosphotransferase family protein; the protein is MTAAELTARLAAFLAKQVGAAVEIDNLRRVPGGASRETWSFDACYQNDGVPVRRALILRRDPGAHAVQTSRREEFVLLQAAHACGVPVPQVFWLGDETESLAARFFIMERVEGETLARRLLRDEPYATARRVMTAQLGAILARIHQIDIAAPQLDFLPRPQPGESPAQAELERYEQIFRGLAPDPHPAFELAFRWLQQRLPAAARQTLVHGDYRIGNVIFGPEGTRSILDWELAHIGDPMEDLGWMCVRSWRFGSDDKPVGGIGQREEFFAAYDRAGGGAVDPERVRFWEVFGNLKWATITITQARTYLDGGVRSVELASLGRRTAEMELELLDLIEAP
- the galK gene encoding galactokinase; its protein translation is MPNSVEPDDARVAAMLARFAAVFGRPATALVRAPGRVNLLGEHTDYNGLPVLPMAIDHSVLVAAAPADDATIRLHNLDPAYSPRQYELADSLRPFEGGDWGNYHKAAVQGLRRSARGALRRGGDFLLEGNIPAGAGLSSSSAVVVASALAVLAVNEITMPFPELAELLPQAERYVGTLSGGMDQAISLLAVAGHALRIDFFPLRVRPVRLPPGYRFVVCHSLVSAEKSGGARRAYNLRVVECRLGARVCEVALRPALPRALNTLGDLARLFPSRSLPEFLPALEAYLPRRQLTLSEVAHIIGSSPEQLREDCRITADLGDQFAVLARLRHVLSEADRVERAEPLLAAADAAGFGALMDASHASCRDDYEISCPAVEELVAVAKESGALGARVTGAGFGGCVVALVEAEAAGGFLELVDRRFYRPRLGHKHRPAAQRFVYHACPGAWCRRL
- a CDS encoding nucleotidyltransferase family protein translates to MGALTSSCPKPLLAVAGRPIIVHILCGLAQAGVSEFVVVTGHLGEQIEAALGDGRQFGVGITYRRQAQAQGTARALLLVREVLRAGPFVLSWGDILVQPGFYGALLARFRRHPCEALLALNPVDDPWQGAAVYTAPAGRVTRITEKPPRGSSTTKWNNAGVFVFDPVILDYAARLRPSGRGEYELPQAIAAMVDDGRQVFGLAIAGYWSDVGTPADLQRAEVEFARVTRRTAEPPAGLP